The following coding sequences are from one uncultured Desulfobacter sp. window:
- a CDS encoding AAA family ATPase: MRINRIDLMAFGHFTEKTLDLSDGNFGLHIIYGDNEAGKSTSLRALIGWLFGIETRTQDNFLHANPQLRIGGELQRLNGQKFEFIRRKGNKDTLLKYPDSQPLDENRFSQFFPAGMDETLFTKLWGIDHGRLIAGGQELLEQSGDLGQALFSAAVGTANLRKVLEQMQNNAVDIFKPRGSKAALNKAISDYKTAQKTMRDAALPVSNWKALQKQYAQINADISGVEQTITEKNKQKNRLERINRVKGALAQRRNYLAKIESLGNVLMLPQDFAEQYKTAETTLQNALELKERLEARLDTLNKESGGLSIRDDLLKNEVAILMIYKDLGAVEKTDADRPRQDGKRRLLRNDAENQLKGIRPDIGLDEADQLRPLLNNKKWLSELVQTHSLLTQKEAGLNRTLKDLLDERKSLKSKLEDISQSELDLTQLNASIASARKAGDIEQRLDAMKIQAEQETATWKNEFSRFGNYHGTADALLSLALPVPETIDRFEKENDDLTEKSKTAARKKQELTEERKQAEQALNTLLRKEDVPQIADLEALRKRRDLGWALIKQKYILDQDISDSLLAYTREDDLPAVYEEKVRQADHISDRLRLDADQVVKRAELEANIDSKASRIDDLSTVLETIKKEHIDLDIRWANIWKPLNIIAGTPREMKQWLMKAERLIEKIQAAKVISANKEKLSETCDQLRQLMSNQIAQFDTRQDTIGKRLEALISVCEQQVEKEQKTRDKRRQAALSLNESQIRFKRTQEELNAVKNDLTAWSDEWKKAIDGLSQNAHVPPQTAMERFDNLVLFFQKFDESEALRKRIYGIDKVKQDFENRVYEFARHNDIKTDDKDAQTIAALLHRDLNAAREARASFVKIKDQLDEKTQELNAVNITIRRSQKKITELKRQAQVDTVEGLVTAADQSNNKRELRKQIQTLEQELNRNGDGLTIDLLEKELNNCDIDLIENQIENISIALQDFHAQRDNLRDQRRTIQNEIEGKDGSAAAATAAAQAEAHLADIGQYAEQYLRLQIGALILEQQIEHYRKKNQTPVLGRAGELFSKLTLGSYAGLRDELDSSGKPILLGVRPDDHEVPITGMSDGSRDQLYLALRLATLEQHIKKEEPMPFVVDDILIGFDDDRTRVCLEVLAQLSSNIQVLLFTHHQRVLELAGNCNERDKIFQHRLS, encoded by the coding sequence ATGAGAATTAACCGCATAGACCTCATGGCGTTTGGCCACTTTACGGAAAAAACGCTGGATCTGTCTGATGGTAATTTTGGATTGCACATCATTTACGGAGATAACGAAGCCGGTAAAAGCACGTCACTCAGGGCACTCATCGGCTGGTTGTTCGGTATTGAGACCCGGACCCAGGACAATTTTCTCCATGCCAATCCACAGCTGCGAATCGGCGGAGAGCTGCAGCGTTTAAATGGACAAAAATTTGAATTTATCCGGAGAAAAGGAAACAAGGACACCCTGCTAAAATATCCAGACAGCCAACCTTTAGATGAAAACCGGTTCTCACAATTTTTTCCTGCCGGCATGGATGAAACCCTGTTTACTAAACTGTGGGGTATTGACCATGGCCGCTTGATTGCCGGCGGGCAGGAGCTGCTGGAACAATCGGGTGATCTTGGCCAGGCGCTATTCAGTGCCGCAGTGGGGACGGCCAATCTTAGAAAAGTCCTGGAGCAAATGCAGAACAATGCGGTGGATATCTTCAAACCCCGGGGGTCCAAGGCGGCATTAAACAAGGCGATTTCAGATTATAAGACCGCGCAGAAAACCATGCGTGACGCAGCCCTGCCCGTTTCCAACTGGAAGGCCCTGCAAAAACAATACGCCCAGATTAATGCCGATATCAGTGGTGTCGAACAAACCATCACTGAAAAAAACAAGCAAAAAAACCGCCTGGAAAGAATTAACCGGGTGAAAGGCGCCCTGGCCCAGCGCCGAAACTATCTTGCAAAAATTGAATCCTTGGGCAACGTATTGATGCTGCCCCAAGATTTTGCAGAACAATACAAAACAGCTGAAACAACCCTTCAAAATGCATTGGAGTTAAAAGAGCGCCTGGAAGCCAGACTTGACACCTTAAATAAAGAATCCGGTGGGTTAAGTATCCGGGATGATCTGCTTAAAAATGAAGTTGCCATCCTCATGATATACAAAGATCTTGGTGCGGTTGAAAAAACAGATGCGGACCGGCCCCGGCAGGATGGAAAAAGACGATTGCTGCGCAATGATGCCGAAAACCAGTTAAAGGGTATCCGGCCGGACATTGGATTGGATGAAGCCGACCAACTGCGCCCCCTTCTCAATAATAAAAAATGGCTCTCGGAATTGGTTCAAACTCACAGCTTGTTAACACAAAAAGAGGCTGGATTGAACCGCACATTAAAAGATCTGCTGGATGAGCGAAAATCACTTAAAAGCAAATTAGAAGACATATCGCAAAGTGAACTTGACCTCACGCAGTTAAACGCGTCAATTGCGTCGGCCCGCAAAGCAGGAGACATTGAACAACGCCTGGATGCCATGAAAATACAGGCCGAACAAGAAACTGCCACCTGGAAAAATGAATTTTCAAGATTTGGGAATTATCACGGCACAGCAGACGCATTGCTATCTTTGGCGTTACCGGTTCCTGAAACCATAGACCGATTTGAAAAAGAAAATGATGACCTTACCGAAAAATCCAAAACCGCAGCCCGCAAAAAACAGGAACTGACAGAAGAAAGAAAACAAGCCGAGCAGGCGTTAAACACCTTACTAAGAAAAGAAGACGTACCCCAAATTGCGGATCTTGAGGCATTGCGTAAGCGTCGGGATTTGGGATGGGCATTAATAAAACAAAAATATATCCTGGACCAGGATATCAGCGACAGCCTATTGGCATATACACGAGAAGACGACTTGCCGGCGGTTTATGAAGAAAAGGTCAGACAGGCAGATCATATATCAGACCGCCTGAGGCTGGATGCGGATCAGGTTGTGAAACGGGCAGAACTGGAAGCCAATATTGACAGCAAAGCATCTCGAATCGATGATTTATCGACTGTTCTCGAAACAATTAAAAAAGAGCACATCGATTTGGATATCAGATGGGCGAACATCTGGAAGCCGTTGAATATTATTGCCGGCACCCCCCGGGAAATGAAGCAATGGCTGATGAAAGCAGAACGGTTGATCGAAAAAATACAAGCGGCAAAGGTCATTTCAGCCAACAAAGAAAAGCTGTCTGAAACTTGCGATCAGCTAAGGCAATTGATGTCCAATCAGATCGCCCAATTTGACACGCGGCAAGATACAATAGGCAAACGCCTTGAAGCCCTGATCTCAGTGTGTGAACAACAGGTTGAAAAAGAACAAAAAACCCGGGACAAACGCCGCCAGGCCGCGTTATCCCTGAACGAGTCCCAAATTCGTTTCAAACGGACACAAGAGGAACTCAACGCTGTTAAAAATGATTTGACGGCCTGGTCCGATGAATGGAAAAAAGCAATCGACGGCCTTAGCCAGAACGCCCATGTGCCCCCACAAACGGCCATGGAACGCTTTGACAACCTGGTGCTGTTCTTCCAAAAATTCGATGAATCCGAGGCGTTGCGCAAAAGAATTTACGGCATTGATAAAGTAAAACAAGACTTTGAGAACAGAGTGTATGAATTTGCCCGGCACAATGACATAAAAACGGATGACAAGGATGCACAGACCATTGCGGCCCTTTTACATCGTGATCTGAATGCCGCCCGGGAAGCCCGGGCAAGTTTCGTCAAAATCAAAGATCAACTTGATGAAAAAACCCAGGAGCTTAATGCGGTCAATATAACAATCCGCCGGTCGCAAAAAAAAATCACCGAATTAAAAAGACAAGCCCAAGTTGATACCGTTGAAGGACTTGTTACGGCGGCAGACCAATCAAACAATAAACGTGAACTGCGAAAACAGATCCAAACACTTGAACAAGAACTGAATCGCAATGGTGATGGGTTAACGATTGACCTGTTGGAAAAAGAGTTAAACAATTGCGACATTGACCTTATAGAAAATCAGATCGAAAACATATCCATTGCGCTGCAAGACTTTCACGCCCAACGAGATAACTTACGTGATCAGCGACGAACAATTCAAAATGAAATCGAAGGAAAGGATGGGAGCGCGGCGGCGGCCACTGCCGCCGCACAAGCAGAAGCACACCTGGCTGATATTGGACAATATGCTGAACAGTATCTGCGTCTCCAGATCGGCGCGCTTATCCTTGAGCAGCAAATAGAACATTACAGAAAAAAAAACCAGACCCCGGTGCTAGGCAGAGCCGGTGAATTGTTTTCAAAACTGACATTGGGGTCTTACGCAGGTCTCAGAGACGAACTGGATTCTTCGGGGAAGCCCATACTGCTGGGAGTCAGACCAGACGATCACGAGGTCCCCATCACCGGCATGAGTGACGGTTCCCGTGATCAACTCTATCTTGCATTGCGCCTGGCGACCCTTGAGCAGCATATAAAAAAGGAAGAGCCCATGCCCTTTGTTGTGGATGATATTCTCATCGGGTTTGACGATGACCGGACCCGTGTCTGCCTGGAAGTGCTGGCTCAGTTATCATCAAACATTCAAGTGCTGTTGTTTACTCACCACCAGCGGGTTCTGGAACTGGCAGGCAACTGCAATGAACGCGATAAAATTTTTCAACACAGGCTCTCCTGA
- a CDS encoding long-chain fatty acid--CoA ligase, with protein MANQTNQANTPTGPWNTPFWPEGVAHTVSDYHYPVFKLLDDSATRYPNQVFTIFNGAKKTFSQVKNTADRIAYFLARKGIKKGDKVAIFLPNLPHFPEIFFGIMKAGAVAVNCNPIYTPTELKQQLNDSTAKMVFCMDHPTFYPNAVKAAEGTGVETIIVCNVKSYLPKIKGFLGGLLGKIPKAAHHEPGHIMFDDMVAQSRPEPPDIDIDPLNDTAVMLYTGGTTGVPKGAELVHTNFTYQVAGIMEYLMLSHGEGKPLEKAYYGGYHRFLGILPWYHSFGISVAMLCAAGTGSSLICIPDPRTGKPPFTDVLKAVQKYRPTLMPAVPTIFVAFTNHAKLDEYDLSSLIGCFSGGAPMPPDVCRQFEEKTGAVIFEGYGLTETAPVLSANPTKREIRKIGSIGFPLPGTDIKILDLENPTKELPRGEDGEVAACGPQVMKGYWNNPNANANAFVSIEGKRYFLTGDIGHIDEEGYILITDRKKDMILVGGFNVYPRDVEDIIYTHPKVELCAVIGVANEHSGETVKAVIKLKQGKTATQEEFMAFCKENMAGYKRPRIIEFKDDIPVSNIGKVLRRELRDAHAD; from the coding sequence ATGGCAAATCAGACAAACCAGGCAAACACGCCGACCGGACCCTGGAACACCCCGTTTTGGCCCGAGGGGGTTGCGCACACAGTCAGTGACTACCATTATCCGGTTTTTAAACTGCTGGACGATTCGGCAACCCGTTATCCCAACCAGGTTTTCACCATATTCAACGGTGCCAAGAAAACCTTTTCCCAGGTTAAAAACACAGCAGACCGAATCGCCTACTTTCTGGCCCGGAAAGGCATCAAAAAAGGGGACAAGGTCGCCATATTTCTACCCAACCTGCCCCATTTTCCTGAAATCTTTTTCGGTATCATGAAGGCCGGCGCCGTGGCCGTGAACTGCAACCCGATTTATACCCCCACCGAATTAAAACAGCAGTTGAATGATTCCACAGCAAAAATGGTGTTCTGCATGGACCACCCCACCTTTTACCCCAATGCGGTTAAAGCCGCCGAAGGCACGGGGGTCGAGACCATCATAGTCTGCAACGTTAAAAGTTACCTCCCTAAAATTAAAGGATTTTTAGGTGGTCTGTTAGGAAAAATCCCCAAAGCCGCCCACCATGAACCCGGTCATATCATGTTTGATGACATGGTGGCCCAGTCCAGACCCGAGCCACCGGATATCGACATTGACCCGCTTAACGATACGGCTGTTATGCTGTACACCGGCGGCACCACGGGCGTCCCCAAAGGCGCGGAACTTGTGCACACCAACTTCACCTACCAGGTGGCCGGAATCATGGAGTACCTGATGTTGTCCCACGGTGAGGGCAAACCCTTGGAAAAAGCATACTATGGAGGATACCACCGATTCCTGGGCATTTTACCCTGGTATCACAGCTTTGGCATATCTGTGGCCATGCTGTGCGCCGCAGGCACGGGCAGCAGCCTGATATGCATCCCGGACCCCAGAACCGGCAAGCCCCCATTTACGGATGTCCTCAAAGCCGTCCAGAAATACCGCCCTACCCTTATGCCTGCTGTGCCGACAATTTTTGTGGCCTTTACAAACCATGCCAAGCTCGATGAATATGACCTGTCTTCCCTGATAGGCTGTTTTTCAGGGGGGGCCCCGATGCCGCCGGACGTCTGCCGACAGTTTGAAGAAAAAACCGGTGCGGTTATTTTTGAAGGATACGGGTTGACGGAAACCGCGCCGGTGCTGTCGGCCAATCCCACCAAGCGGGAGATTAGAAAAATCGGGTCCATTGGATTTCCATTGCCCGGCACGGACATAAAGATCCTGGATCTTGAAAACCCCACAAAGGAACTGCCCCGGGGTGAAGACGGGGAAGTGGCAGCCTGCGGTCCCCAGGTCATGAAAGGCTACTGGAACAACCCAAATGCCAATGCCAACGCCTTTGTCTCCATTGAAGGCAAACGCTATTTTCTCACCGGGGACATTGGTCACATCGACGAGGAAGGCTATATTCTGATCACCGACAGAAAAAAAGATATGATCCTTGTGGGTGGGTTTAATGTGTACCCCAGGGATGTGGAGGATATCATCTATACCCATCCCAAGGTTGAGTTATGCGCCGTGATCGGCGTTGCAAACGAACACAGTGGAGAAACAGTCAAAGCAGTGATCAAACTCAAACAGGGCAAGACCGCCACCCAGGAAGAGTTCATGGCATTTTGCAAGGAGAACATGGCAGGATACAAACGCCCCAGGATCATTGAATTCAAAGATGATATTCCGGTCTCCAACATCGGCAAAGTTTTGCGAAGAGAACTGCGGGACGCCCATGCCGATTAA
- a CDS encoding flavodoxin domain-containing protein, translating to MGKVLIVFSSRVDETKGIAELIAEGVRQSGHQVEVKNAGQIDSEADLSGFDAYVFGSPTYHGEMLPPMKQVLFMAERANLEDKPGGAFGAYGWSGEANKRIFDTMNYMFKMKMASGPLMIKASWVEDGVETAQAYGKEIAEMI from the coding sequence ATGGGAAAAGTACTGATTGTTTTTTCATCCAGGGTCGACGAAACAAAGGGAATCGCCGAATTAATCGCTGAAGGCGTTCGTCAGTCAGGGCACCAGGTAGAGGTTAAGAATGCCGGCCAGATAGATAGCGAAGCGGATTTATCAGGATTTGATGCCTATGTTTTTGGCTCTCCCACCTACCACGGAGAGATGCTGCCTCCCATGAAACAGGTTTTATTCATGGCTGAACGCGCTAATTTAGAGGACAAACCCGGTGGTGCATTCGGTGCGTACGGATGGAGCGGCGAGGCCAACAAAAGAATTTTTGATACGATGAACTACATGTTTAAAATGAAAATGGCGTCCGGTCCTCTGATGATTAAGGCCTCCTGGGTTGAAGACGGCGTTGAAACCGCCCAGGCCTACGGAAAAGAGATTGCTGAAATGATATAG
- a CDS encoding manganese-dependent inorganic pyrophosphatase, translated as MTTLVFGHKNPDTDTVVAAIALADLKKSLGEDIAPSVQGELNPESKFVLDKFGLAAPEIITSYAGKDVYLVDTSDLTQLPDDLGEANVLGIVDHHKLGDVTTGQPLECWIWPVGCTCTVIASMYDYFNVEIPKGVAGAMLCAILSDTVIFKSATCTDKDKEVCAKLSEICGESDLDALGIEMFKVKSAVEGTPIRELVERDYKDFNMSGSGIGCGQLELVDLSIVDGIKADLEKDIRDLKAEKGHHTVLLMLTDIMKEGTELLVASDDESVVEKAFGEKPVDGKCWLPGIMSRKKQIIPFLEKVFG; from the coding sequence ATGACAACTCTCGTATTTGGTCACAAAAATCCGGATACCGACACCGTAGTAGCAGCCATCGCACTGGCCGATCTGAAAAAAAGCCTTGGTGAAGACATCGCACCGTCTGTTCAGGGCGAACTGAACCCTGAATCCAAATTTGTCCTGGACAAATTTGGTCTGGCTGCCCCTGAAATTATCACAAGCTATGCAGGCAAAGATGTATACCTGGTTGACACATCTGATCTGACCCAATTGCCTGATGATCTTGGCGAAGCCAATGTCCTCGGCATTGTCGACCATCACAAACTTGGTGATGTTACCACCGGACAGCCCCTGGAATGCTGGATCTGGCCTGTGGGCTGCACCTGTACCGTAATCGCTTCCATGTACGATTACTTCAACGTTGAAATCCCCAAGGGCGTTGCCGGTGCCATGCTCTGCGCCATCCTGTCCGACACCGTAATCTTCAAATCCGCCACCTGCACTGACAAAGATAAAGAAGTTTGCGCAAAACTGTCTGAAATCTGTGGCGAATCCGATCTTGACGCCCTGGGCATTGAAATGTTCAAGGTAAAATCTGCTGTTGAAGGCACCCCGATCCGCGAACTGGTTGAGCGCGACTACAAAGATTTCAACATGAGCGGTTCCGGCATTGGCTGCGGCCAGCTTGAGTTGGTTGACCTCTCCATCGTTGACGGCATCAAGGCTGATCTTGAAAAAGACATCCGTGACCTGAAAGCAGAAAAAGGTCATCACACCGTTCTTCTGATGCTCACCGACATCATGAAAGAAGGCACCGAGCTTCTCGTTGCTTCCGATGACGAATCTGTTGTTGAAAAAGCCTTCGGTGAAAAACCCGTTGACGGCAAATGCTGGCTGCCCGGCATCATGAGCCGTAAAAAACAGATTATTCCTTTCCTGGAAAAAGTATTCGGTTAA
- a CDS encoding DNA repair exonuclease, whose product MFKFIHAADIHLDSPLRGLSRYESAPVDAIRDACRRAFENLVELAIEEKAAFVLLAGDLYDGDWKDYSTGIFLSRQMGRLNQHDIQVFCVAGNHDAANRMTKALDMPSNMKIFSAKKAETVKLEHLATAIHGRSFQTQHVDRNLAAEFSNAEKGMFNIGLLHTSLDGRKGHANYAPCALDDLISKGYQYWALGHIHKQEIVCQDPFVVFSGCIQGRHIRESGPKGCVLVTVEDDIVKKVETISLDVLRWTQIRIDLTGMEERLDILEKVRETIDQELMSAQDRPLAMRIKLVGATKLSDQLAAFPEKFEQQIKALGAEVAGDQLWIERVENTTRGKYDFKTALADENALGQLLKSIISTPDEIDQIDGVADKIAELRQKLPPQAFGSDTILDLSNEQTIRQITQDAKKMLIGRLLSTGDKNEN is encoded by the coding sequence ATGTTTAAATTCATTCATGCCGCCGATATCCATTTAGACAGTCCGTTGCGGGGCCTGTCAAGATACGAGTCCGCACCCGTTGATGCCATTCGGGACGCCTGCCGAAGGGCCTTTGAAAATCTGGTGGAGCTGGCCATCGAAGAGAAAGCGGCCTTCGTGCTTTTAGCCGGGGACCTTTACGACGGCGATTGGAAAGATTACAGCACGGGCATTTTTTTGAGCCGGCAAATGGGACGGTTAAATCAGCATGATATACAGGTTTTTTGTGTCGCAGGAAACCATGATGCCGCAAATCGGATGACCAAAGCCCTGGATATGCCCTCGAACATGAAAATATTTTCTGCTAAAAAGGCAGAAACGGTAAAGCTTGAACACTTGGCGACAGCCATTCATGGACGCAGTTTCCAAACCCAACATGTTGACCGGAACCTGGCAGCAGAATTTAGCAACGCTGAAAAAGGCATGTTCAATATAGGGCTTCTTCATACCAGCCTTGACGGCCGAAAAGGGCACGCCAACTATGCGCCGTGCGCCCTGGATGATCTCATTTCAAAAGGCTATCAATACTGGGCACTGGGCCATATCCACAAACAGGAAATCGTTTGCCAAGACCCCTTTGTGGTGTTTTCCGGATGCATACAAGGCCGGCACATCCGGGAAAGCGGCCCAAAGGGCTGTGTACTTGTTACGGTTGAAGATGACATCGTAAAAAAAGTAGAAACAATCAGCCTTGATGTGTTGCGATGGACACAAATCCGGATTGATCTGACCGGCATGGAAGAACGCCTTGATATTCTGGAAAAAGTAAGAGAAACCATTGACCAAGAACTTATGTCGGCACAGGACAGACCCCTTGCCATGAGAATAAAACTGGTCGGCGCAACTAAGCTATCGGATCAACTGGCTGCGTTTCCGGAAAAATTTGAACAGCAAATAAAAGCTTTGGGCGCAGAGGTTGCCGGCGATCAACTCTGGATTGAACGCGTTGAAAACACAACCCGTGGAAAATATGATTTTAAAACGGCCCTGGCCGATGAGAATGCGCTAGGGCAACTTCTCAAATCGATCATTTCAACGCCGGATGAGATTGATCAGATAGACGGGGTGGCAGACAAAATTGCAGAACTTCGACAAAAACTGCCCCCCCAGGCGTTTGGCTCCGATACCATCTTAGATCTGAGCAACGAACAAACCATCCGACAGATCACCCAGGACGCCAAAAAAATGCTCATCGGCAGACTGCTTTCAACCGGGGATAAAAATGAGAATTAA
- the serA gene encoding phosphoglycerate dehydrogenase encodes MKVLISDKMDEAGIDIFRNQDGIDVDVNTGLSPDELREIIGQYDALAIRSSTKVTAELLESAGNLKVIARAGIGLDNVDIDAATKKGVAVMNTPGGNTVTTAEHAIAMMMALTRNIPRGTASLKAGRWDKKLLQGRELFNKTLGVVGFGNIGSIAANLAKGLRMNVIVYDPNISSEHIEKAGFEYVTLDELYARSDYITIHVPKMDATIDLFDAQAFEKMKEGVMVVNCARGGIVNEEALHAAIKSGKVAGAALDVFSVEPPTADHPLLLLDEVIATPHLGASTKEAQTNVSVAAANQIIAYLLNDTVINAVNVPSVTGDVLKQLKPFLYLVEKMGKMQAQISKGGVREVQIEYIGKFPDLDLKPLTINGIKGLLNEYVRDEVNSVNAISLANEMGIKISEATSKEAGNFLNLIRVTVVTEDRTNVLEGTIFGKDDARIVRINKFRLEVIPEGHLAIIHNVDKPGSIGSIGMKLGEHNINIARMMVGREDDGDRNIIFLRTETPVPADVVKEIEDLELVVSMTTFEL; translated from the coding sequence ATGAAAGTATTGATCAGTGATAAAATGGATGAAGCCGGCATTGATATTTTCAGAAATCAGGACGGCATAGATGTCGATGTCAATACCGGGCTGTCCCCCGACGAACTCAGAGAGATTATCGGACAATACGACGCCTTGGCCATCCGCAGTTCCACCAAGGTGACCGCGGAGTTGCTTGAATCGGCAGGCAATCTTAAGGTGATTGCCCGGGCCGGCATTGGCCTGGATAATGTGGACATTGATGCGGCCACCAAAAAGGGTGTTGCCGTCATGAATACGCCTGGCGGCAACACCGTCACCACCGCCGAGCATGCCATTGCCATGATGATGGCCTTAACCCGTAATATTCCCCGGGGTACGGCCTCTCTTAAAGCCGGGCGCTGGGATAAGAAACTGCTCCAGGGCCGGGAGCTTTTCAACAAGACGTTAGGCGTGGTGGGGTTCGGCAATATCGGTTCCATTGCAGCCAACCTTGCCAAAGGGTTGCGCATGAATGTCATTGTGTACGACCCCAATATCTCTTCGGAACATATTGAAAAGGCAGGTTTTGAATATGTGACCCTGGATGAACTCTATGCCCGGTCCGATTATATCACCATCCATGTACCTAAAATGGATGCGACGATTGATTTGTTTGACGCCCAGGCCTTTGAAAAAATGAAGGAGGGCGTCATGGTTGTGAACTGCGCCCGGGGCGGGATTGTCAATGAAGAAGCCCTGCATGCCGCCATCAAGTCCGGAAAGGTGGCGGGTGCAGCCCTTGATGTGTTCTCCGTAGAACCCCCGACCGCAGACCATCCGCTGCTTCTGCTCGACGAAGTCATTGCAACCCCCCATTTGGGCGCATCCACCAAAGAGGCCCAGACCAATGTCTCCGTGGCGGCTGCCAACCAGATCATTGCCTATTTGCTGAACGATACCGTAATCAATGCGGTGAATGTACCGTCTGTGACCGGGGATGTCTTAAAGCAGCTTAAGCCCTTTCTCTACCTGGTGGAGAAAATGGGCAAAATGCAGGCCCAGATCAGCAAGGGCGGCGTCCGGGAAGTCCAAATCGAATACATTGGCAAATTTCCGGATCTTGACCTAAAACCCCTGACCATCAACGGCATCAAAGGGCTTCTCAATGAATACGTCAGGGACGAAGTCAATTCGGTCAATGCCATCTCCCTGGCCAATGAGATGGGGATAAAAATCAGCGAAGCAACCTCCAAGGAGGCCGGCAATTTTCTGAACCTGATCCGGGTGACCGTGGTTACGGAGGATCGGACCAACGTTCTTGAAGGCACCATATTCGGCAAGGATGACGCCAGAATCGTTAGAATCAATAAATTCCGCTTGGAGGTTATTCCCGAAGGGCACCTGGCCATTATCCATAATGTGGACAAGCCTGGATCCATCGGCTCCATTGGCATGAAGCTGGGTGAGCACAACATAAATATCGCCAGAATGATGGTGGGGCGTGAGGATGACGGGGATAGGAATATTATATTCCTGAGAACCGAGACCCCGGTACCGGCTGATGTGGTAAAAGAGATTGAAGATCTTGAACTTGTGGTCAGCATGACCACCTTTGAGCTTTAG
- the serC gene encoding 3-phosphoserine/phosphohydroxythreonine transaminase yields the protein MTDQRIINFNAGPAALPLPVLEEIQGSFLNFSNSGMSITEISHRSSYFDDVINDAVERAKRLLGLDEQYHVLFLQGGASLQFAMIPMNFLAADQSADYVNTGTWSTKAIKEAKIQNKNHVVVASSEDKDFSYIPEDIAFSKDAKYVHITSNNTIKGTQFEQFPDTGGIPIIADMSSDIFSRPLPLEKFGMIYAGAQKNLGPSGTCVVILRKDLLETANDGDLPSMLKYSTYAGKNSMYNTPPCFGIYTIDLVLKWIEEEMGGLEKMEAYNKEKAGLLYDFMEASNFYRATAAPGSRSLMNVTFRLPSEELEQKFIKEATAKGLGGLKGHRSVGGCRASIYNAATIEGVKTLVEFMAAFQKEAK from the coding sequence ATGACAGACCAAAGAATTATCAATTTCAATGCCGGACCTGCGGCACTGCCTTTGCCGGTCCTTGAAGAAATTCAAGGTTCTTTTTTGAATTTCAGCAATTCAGGCATGTCCATTACAGAAATCAGCCACAGATCTTCTTATTTCGACGATGTCATCAATGATGCCGTAGAACGGGCCAAACGTCTTTTGGGTCTGGATGAGCAATACCATGTGCTTTTCCTCCAGGGTGGGGCGTCTTTACAGTTTGCCATGATTCCCATGAATTTTCTGGCCGCAGATCAAAGTGCTGACTATGTGAATACCGGAACTTGGTCCACCAAAGCCATTAAAGAGGCAAAAATCCAGAATAAGAACCATGTGGTTGTGGCCTCTTCCGAGGACAAGGATTTTTCCTATATTCCTGAGGATATTGCCTTCAGCAAAGATGCAAAATATGTCCACATCACTTCCAACAACACCATCAAGGGCACCCAGTTTGAGCAATTCCCCGACACCGGTGGCATTCCTATTATTGCGGATATGTCATCTGATATTTTTTCCCGGCCCCTTCCTTTGGAAAAATTCGGCATGATCTATGCCGGTGCCCAGAAAAATTTAGGGCCGTCGGGTACCTGTGTGGTGATTTTGCGCAAAGATCTGCTGGAGACAGCCAATGATGGGGATCTGCCTTCCATGCTCAAATATTCCACCTATGCCGGAAAGAACTCCATGTACAATACCCCGCCTTGTTTCGGTATCTATACCATTGATCTGGTGCTCAAGTGGATCGAAGAGGAGATGGGCGGCCTTGAAAAGATGGAAGCGTATAATAAGGAAAAAGCAGGGTTGTTATACGATTTCATGGAAGCAAGTAATTTTTACCGGGCCACCGCAGCCCCGGGGTCAAGATCTCTGATGAACGTGACCTTCCGCCTGCCCAGCGAAGAGCTTGAACAAAAGTTCATCAAAGAGGCGACAGCCAAAGGCCTTGGCGGTCTCAAAGGCCACAGATCCGTAGGCGGATGCAGGGCATCTATTTATAATGCTGCGACCATAGAGGGGGTCAAAACCCTGGTGGAATTCATGGCCGCCTTTCAAAAGGAGGCCAAATAA